Genomic DNA from Xiphophorus hellerii strain 12219 chromosome 16, Xiphophorus_hellerii-4.1, whole genome shotgun sequence:
tttaatcagctgATTAGAATGACAACAAttttcaattgttgactgtgtgttctatgactttgtatttttgtgcttttaccTTTTAAGACAATAACAATTTGGGTCTTCATTATCTTAAAGccaaaataaattcacaagaaaaaaaaaaggcttggaGTATATCACTATCTGatttatgagtttcactttatgAGATAACCAGCAAGAAATGTTACTCTTTCTCGAAATATTCTAATATTTTGACGCTGTTGGCAGAAAAAGCAGGCCTCGTGTCCCGTAACTGCATGGAGAGTAGAGCATGGGACTCAAACGTCAAAacctcattttatttcaaaggggGCGCGCTTGATTCTACGTCACTTCCGCCTATGTTCGAGAGACCAGCCGCCAAAAACCCAGCAAGCGGAGTAGCTGTTCATGATGGTGTCAGAGCAGGAGAAAATCGATATCCAGAGATTTATAAAAGGTCAACTCCTTGATGAGCCAGACCTTAGGTACGTTTAAATCTTATTatcataaagaaaaatactaacattaaaaaaatacgcGCTTTTTGTGGTCATTATTCATCTCCACGAGTTCTGTTTGTTACTTGCTGTTGCTTCATTTTGATAAGATGTTTGCTTTATCATTGACGCCGAACACAGACATTCAATGGTCATTTAGTTCTCTCTAATTgcactttcttcttttagtGGTATAGAGTCAACCACATGACTGATCGGTCAATTAGCGACTCAGCATGATggtgttttcaatttttttacgGTTCAGTCGTAATAAGCTGAGCCACCTGTCCTGATTATAGTTTTGATTGATCTAACTGCATGTTTGagaaaggtttattttattccttACATATCAATCGGCCTCCTCTAGTGACAAACTGTTGCCACTGCAGAAATAGACCCGcgtgttttctctgttttgttttttctagaaagtttttttttttaagaatagcTGTTTGGATgtgcatttaaatatttaacttgctgcCAGTACATCTGATTTTCCCCACCGTGACACAATAAAGGATATATTTCATGCTGATCTTTTCTATTATAAAATGCCATGAATTGAAAATTCTAAATATTAGGGACATATAATTGTGGTAACTGATGACTATGGTCGTCCTCTATGGCATGTTGTTTGACAGTTCTTCtatgtttgagaaaaaaaaaggttttcccCTTATTTCTCAGGTTGGTCAAGATCTAGTGAGGGTCCAGGTGGTTCCAAACCAAAcagagttttgttttggggtgcagacatgtttatttatttatttgtttgtttttaatccttcCCAAGATCTGTGCTTTGACACAACCCGGTGTCGGAGGTCTGAAGCAAATTTCTTTAACTGTATTCCTTAGTTTTTGTTCTGATATGCATTTATCAGCTGTGAAACCTTAAATTGTATGTCATTAAAGatcagtaaaaatcagatgcaGCTTGCTTCTGAGTGTTTCTATATCTTCTTTAcatattacaaaaatgtttgacaaaatgtttttactttttgtgtgcatttttaaaaaaagactaatcTGTGCTCACATCATTTGTAGAATACCTctaaacataacattcagtggAATCATAGATTCATCTGTGAGTTGTTCCATCCTGCTCATTAAacgtgtttattttcttattttgtttcagcaCGCTGACCTTAGGAATATTGAAAAAACGATACCTGGCTGAAGCAGGATGTGAATCATTGAGCTCTGAAGCAAGACAATTCATGAAACAAGTTGTGCAGGAAGAACTCATGAAAATGCAGGTATCTGAAACAAAAGGGTTGTCAAGCCTTTAACTGTTTGCttcaaaaataagatttttattttttgttgttgttgcaagTTGGTGAAGCAAAAAAACAGAAGGGAAATGTTTCCTGATGCAGAACGCTGCACCTGTATTATTGTTCATGTGTAAAATATTGTAGGAAGTAtttgtatttctctttttgcagtAAACAAGTTGTGTTTACTCTAGGAAAATGATGAGAGTGAAAGCGAGCCGGAAACcaaaaaaccacagaagaaaagaaagagagagagagaaaaagaggagttGGAAAGTGAAGATGAAACCGAATCCACAGCAATGAAATCCCGATCACAACAGTCTGACTCATCATCAGGTATGaattatgtattttgtttaaatagcCCACATTTAAGTCCTTAACATGCTGCTGATTTGTTAACATTAAATCTCCTGCATGACATTAAGAGCACCGCTATAAGTACATCATCACCAATTAAGCATACGGTCTGTTtttagttatgtttttattcgTGGTGGCCTGAGAGAATATGTCACAGCAAAACTAAACTCTCAGAGTGTGTTAGAATAACCTGCTACAACATGAAATTACTGATTTAGTGTGAACTGAAGCTctaacaggggtctcaaactccagtcctcgagggccgcagtcctgcaacttttagatgtgcctctgctgcagcacacctgaatagaataattaggtcattagcaaggctctggagaactgatctacacaaggaggaggtaattaagccatttcattccagcgttttgtacctgtggcacatctaaaaactgcaggactgcggccctcaaggactggagtttgagacccttGCTACAAGCTAAAGTTCACCTTGcatgcaaaagcaaaacatctaTCAATggcatttttttgtcattcttttGTCCACTGTAAGGATTTGCAGTGGAAATCCTTACTCTGTGCTTCcataagttttaaaaacactgacaaTCTTCAACGTGAAAAATGTCCGCCTTGCAGATTTGAAGGTGTTGGTTGGTGCATCTTTAGCTCTCTAGAAGAAAATTGATGTTCTCGTATTGTGATCATCATTTAAAGGTAAATTGATTTTACTGTAGTTCTTGGACGCCCTCGAAGCAGACTTGCATCCGTTGTCTAATTTGAATCATTTTAGGAGTCTCGCCTCATTTAAACAACTGTTGCTGCAACACAATAGATTAAATCTTTATAACTACcagactttattttaattataaatgatGGATGTTATTTCCATGTTATGGACATAACAAGGAATCAATATTTCGTAGTAGGTTTGCATGCTGTGTTTTGAGATATTTGGGGGTTGATCTTAAACAATATGGATACAGCAACTGTGACTGACATGAGGAAATGTCACcaagactcttttttttttttttttctttatgatgTTCATGACAGATTCTGAAGACACGCAGAACCTAGAAGCAGGAAgtcaaaacaaagaacaaattaGATCTCagtctaaaaataaagaagcagCAAAAGAATCAGAGCatgagaaaagcaaaaaaactaaGCGCCACATCACAAGCGATGAGTCTTCAGATGAAGAGATGAATGAGTCAGAAGAGGATGGGAACGAGAGTCCAAGTCCGGAGGAAAGGGTGAAAAAGAAGGTCAATGCTGCTGAGAGCAAAGAGACAAGACGCGTTGATGcaagtggagggaaaaaaacaccaaGGAGCGACGAGGAGAGTGAAAGTGATTCGGACAATAAGTtggagaaaagtgaaaaaatcaAGGATGATGATTCTTCTGCCAGTGAAAAAGGTAACTGTTGAGTGTATATGTTTTACCATTTACACAATAATATGATTATGCTTAATACTGTTGAATGTCTTGCCCTTGTGCCAagtagaagaaaatgtaaagaagaaaaatgattcaGACTCGGATTCATCATCGCTCCCGTCTTTGGACGAAGAGAAGAAAAGCgacccagaaaaaaataaaaatgtaaagacgaaaaagaaaacaaagaagacaGATGAGAAGAACCGAGGCCCAAAGGTGAGCTCTTCACTGATGCAAGAAATCTCAACTCGAATGTTCATgctttcagactttttttgaAATTTATGATGGTAAGATGACTAAAGAAGGTGCTGCAGtattgttgtgatttttaaaaaaatgttaaaacaagtCTTCATCTCCTCAGCTGTCTTCTTGTTCCTGCAGGATGAAGACAAAGCAGTCGTGCGACTCAAACGCTACATCACTCTTTGTGGCGTGAGGAGGAATTACAAGAAGCTACTGGACGGCTGCCGCTCCACTCGCTCCAAAGTGGCTGTTCTAAAGAAGGAGCTTGAAGATCTTGGGCTCCGTGGTCAGTGGGGATATGTTCGTCTTTTCACTGACTTCAATCTTGGGGCCTCTCTTTTTAACCGAGAGTACAAAATCATGATCAAACACCTAGATTAAATCAATATAATTACATTGTGCTAACTGTTTCAGTACTACAATTAAAACGTACACCTCTGTTTATACTGGAAATGCAGAGTCATCGTCAGCCTCAGTCAATCATCGTGATTTGCTTTGATCTGCAGCATCTATCCTCAAATGAGGGAGAGGAGAAAAATGCCAACAACATTTGAAAggacaaaaactgttttaaattgtCAAAGGATCAGCAGATGAGCTCAGACTGATTCTTTTCAGGTTATTCTCTCATTCAGTATCTTCAGGtactgaaaaaaacaatcttaatGAGTTGAGATATTATTCAGCTGCCAGGACCTCTCTATTTTTTCTTACCTTTCGACATtagtcaataaaacaaacatcaatgtaGACTTGGTTAAATTGCTGTTAATggaatttaacatttattaataagGGTAGTTTGCTTCTCTAATCACTAAATTCACTAAATCAAATCACTAAATTATTACTCTGCCTTAAAGTGAAATGACTATTCACCTCCTGTGTAGGTAACCCCTCTATtgagaaatgtaagaaaattcGATTGAAGAGAGAGGAAGCTCAGGAATTGGCTGAACTTGATGTCGACAACATCATCTCCACCGAAGGTAcgttctaaatattttttttcgtTCTTGAAGCCCCAAATGAGTAAGTGCCTACAAATACTATAATATTACTGTTagctggttgttgttttttggggggaggttTAATCCAGACACACTGATCAGCCACTCATAACTTTTGAAATCTGACAAGTTTGGATTTTATTCTGTTCACATACACATAATAAATCTACTTGTCaaggacatttttttatatcttctACCAATTTCAATAACTGAATAGTTGCATTACGTGTTTTGATCCAGTATTGTTCTTATGCTGTTTAATAAGCTTTTGTCCTGCATAAGCTGATGATATGTCCACACACCTTTCGAGCAGGTCGGCCGAGACGCAGAGGAACCTCAGCCATGCAGGTACATAAGGAACCTCCCTCCTCTTATCAGCGGACTCTGAACTCTGATTCAGAGAGTGACCAGGAAAATAACGCTCCCAAAGGACGCAGAAAGATATCGGAGTGGGCCAACCTGCATGGGATCATCAGTGATGATGCGGACACTGACTGAACATGGGCTGTTCCACTTTTATACCATTTGTTGTTGGCTTGTACATAGGTAACACTTTCTTTGTTACTGGAAGCATAATGGTCAACCTTTCAAGTAAAATTtgatagtgattttttttttttgtgctccgattaaaataaaagttatgaTACAtgatttctgatttcatttaattttatacttTAAGCCAATTTTATATCTGCCTGTAGATGCCTTTAAATTTTGCAGAGACTGAtacaaaaattgaaaaaaatttcAGCATTTCCACAGTTGCCAAAATCTTCTCATGGTTTTAAActcaaaatacacaataaaatcaaaccagTGTATTAAAGACTCACAGACACGTGATTGGATTTGACACCAAGAACTTAATAGAAGTTTATGTAAAAATGGTCTTCTAGTTAGGATTGCTGTGTATATACATTTATtctactttttttattgttgtacaGGAGCTGTTGCGATCTGTTTTTATGTGCAGATTGCTTAATATTTCGTCAGTTATTAGCTCTGAAATAAAACGGTTCTGGAAGTTGTTGGAAAGTGATATTATGTTGTTTAGATCGTTTTTACGTTACATGAGTCGAATCTGTTTAGCTATATTGTGTCTTTCTGTGTACATGTTGGTgtacagacaaaaaatatacaaatacatTGTATATTTATGCAGTAGCAGACGGGGTAACAAAGGGGATTATTCTGAGACTTAAGTGTGTGACATAAAATGTACCTTTGTATTGAAGGATCTAAAACTGTTTATTACAGGAATAAGTATATTGTATAtaatgacaaagaaaataacatgGACACAATgattattttgaagaaagatcAAATCTGGtgctgtttggaaatgtttaataaatatttaatcagaacAGATTCCAGTGAAGCACAGATTTGTTTCTGCCTTATTACTCCTACCTGTTCTTTGCTTTTTACAGGAAAATCAGCATCAGTTACACTGACACCAGTCCTGTTGTGTGTAACACATGCTACAATCACAatctttaatatgttttgtGGAGATGTTAGCATCAGGGCCGctggcccaagcctccatggggacaaagcagaattttattttggggcCCTATATACCTGCTATTAATGTGGATTGCTGCAAATCAATGGACGATTAGATAATTTGAACAACTGCTATAAACTCATTGCATCTCTGAATAGTGCTGTTTATGTTATCTTATATGCATATCAACTAGtggtttcaaaaacaaaaaaaaacctagtaTGCTCTGTACTTAAGATGGAATACatgcacacatattcatgaTATGCTTTGATTAAACTAATTTATAGACTAAATAATCTGAACAGCGATGACAGCTATTGTTCTTATTCTTATGTTAGAAAGTTCTTAAGGTAATGTCTACATGGGTTATTTTGtttgagaaaattatttctgttcttGTGTAAACCAATCGGTTATAATTTTGGTGGGAGTGTAAATAACCCCAAATTAAGCTCCCTATTTGTTGTATTCCCTCTTTGGCACTTATCGGGTCTGCTACATTATTACTTTAAACATAAGTACGCTCATCATTAAAACTACGAAATTCTAAGATTCCATATAATTTTACTTAGGATAAAATACCCGTATCCGGAACTGAAGTCTGCATTCAAGAATACGGAACGTTTCGTTGACGGACCTGTCCGACATGGTTTTATGTCCGCTCTCATTGCTTCAGGTCACTGAAGATTTTAGTTTCTAAAGCTTGACTTAACCggagtttattattattattgttgttattattattatcattattaataataatattattattattatttattattaacgTTCAGGACGTAAGCGTTTACTTTTACTGTTGCTCTGTGAATATATAGGATTATTTCAGATAACGTTACACTATAAAGAAAATGAGTTTAGTGATTTAGGTTAACCAGTcctaaatgctttttaaaaagacGGGTCAACATCAAACCAGCTTTAACTGTATGTAGCATTCACtaaattgactgtttttctcTAGATAATTATTATTAAGATTATATTGTAAGTGTGCGGTCCGTTGAATGGTGCCGTCTGAATCAATAATAGTCAAAGGTAGGGATAAGTCTTCTCTTTGCATCTCCTCGTTAATTGAAGAAATATAGCCTGTAATCTGTTACTACAGTGTCATAAACTGGTCTTGTAGTCCAAACCGTATTGACTTTATCTTCTCCAAGGCTATATATTACGTGGACCCTTTACGTCATGGGTATATAACATTTCAACTGTGAATTGGACTCGACTCCCGCTCATTTCTTGCATAAATGGATGATGACTCACCAGATGAGGTGTTTACTGACTTCAGGACCAGACACCTTGGAGGTTGGGGTGTTGTGCAGATAGCTGCTGGCACTGGGCTTGCTGTCTATGTGATGTGGGTTGGAGTCCTTCAGCCTGGCTTTCGGAGGGTACCACTGAAGCTACAGGTTTGATGTGCATCTTTCTCAAAACTTAGAAACTGTAGGAGAATGTTTGAATATGCTCTGAACATTCAGTTTTTGTAGGTCCCCTACATCCCTGCCAGCAAAGCACAAGTAAAAAATGTGATGACTTTGATGAGAGGTCGAACAGGTGATCTAGTCGATTTGGGATCTGGTGATGGTCGTATTGTAAGTATGATtgtattaacaaaaaaatcatttcaccATACTGATTATCAGTTTTAAGTTGTGCTCCTTAACCATTTAGGTTTTGGAAGCCTATCAGCATGGCTTTAGCCCAGCTGTTGGTTATGAGCTCAACCCCTGGCTTGTACGGCTAGCTCGCTTTCATGCCTGGAGAGCAGGTTGCTACGGAAAAGTGTCATACAGACAAGAAGATCTCTGGAAGGTTTGGTATTtttcacttattaataattctACCAAAGCCAGTTGTATAAACAAAGTTTGCCACAGCCACCAACCCCCTTTTGACCTTGGGATTCCATGCATACTAGAAGTTACACAGAACTGCCAATATGAACCTTTAACCAGAGAAAACCTCTCAAATCAAAACTGGTATTTGGtctgtctgtatttatttatgcgGAACTTTTCAGGTTTAATTGCAGCTAAAACTGTAGCTTAAAATTCAAAGCTTAAAAAGAttcataaaaaaggaaaaatctaaCAGTTAATATTACTTGCATATTAGTGAGTACCGAATTAATAAAGATTGAAATGTTTACTTCAGACAAAAACTTTATGCTTGCTTATACACTAACGGTTAGGTATGTATATGCGTTTCACTTGTCGCCAGTCAGAACTTCTTTGATATCATCAGTGACACATAAGAAACTACATTACCTTAGAAATTATTATGAAtacaaaaacacctttttttttttgttttttattttgctgtttttttgttgttgttgttgtttgttttgtttttcaaatgtttaggGTGTTTCTTGCTGTATTGTTTCTGCCTAAACCTGTTGGTCTATTTACATTCCTCTTTGTGTCCCATCTCAGGTCGACTTGTCAAAATGCAAGAATGTCACAGTGTTTCTGGCTCCAAGTGTGGTAGGTGCTGTTATGAACGCATGGCTCTTAGCTGGAAGAGGGTGTGGTGCCTCCTTTTACAGATATTACAGAAACTAACTTCTTAAAACTGAAGGTCCTCAGGCAGGTTGACtcattaaaatgcttttaaaacacTTACGTTACATCATATGTTAACCATGGCCtactttatttgttattttgttaatgAAAATTGAGATTCTTACCGGCATTACCTAATATTGTTTTAGTCAGTTTAGGtacacattttaaatggattGGATTGGAACAATTGGttcatcatattttttatgataaaaGTCTCATAAGGAATCTAGAAATAACAGTATTAATGAAGATTGACTTTCTATTACATGTAGGTTTTTGAGTAATGTCTGTCTTTACTGTATTTCTAGCTGTCTTTATTACAGAAGAAGTTGCAGGTTGAGCTTCCTGATGATGCCTTAGTAGTGGCCGGCCGTTTCCCATTCCCAGACTGGAGCCCTTGCAGGATTGAGGGGCAGGGAGTGGACAGGGCCTGGTCGTACAGCATGCAAGCACAACGACAGCACACAagtcaaaaaaatgaaaacttcagGCCAACAGTAAGTGATTCTAACAAGAAACTGGTTCAGGAATAACGATGGACTTTGAAGATAAACTGATGCACTTAGTCAGAATGGCAAAGGTTAATAGACTGACTTTGGGTTAACCATTCTGAACTAGTGAAGTTTTAGGACTCAGtttgacagttaaaaaaaattttttttaaataatataccCTCCTTATGTCATTTAATTGTGACATCAGTTAATCTTTACAAAGTTTTCAATGTTACACtcttgtttatttatacaggtgCTAAATTAAGACGCTGGTataaattagacaaaataaaacccatGGAAAAAAGGCTTGTGCAGTGACCTTTGGTATATTGATTGAGCTTTGGAACAAATTTTACTAGAGAATAGCTACTCTGCTTGAAATCTCCTACTTTCTGGGTGCACTGTAAGTTTCTTTACTGTCCTATGGAGCTGGATTtatattattcattttgttttgttttttttacttgccaTATCTCATATTTTAGCTCAAAATATTCTGTCGTTATTAAGGACAGAATATGACTCCAGTAAAAATTGCTCTTGCATTTTTTATCTGCaccatgataaaaaaaaaacttttatgtgTTCTataagttgttgttttgctgtttaaacTGTATGCCAATAACTGATGATTCAAGGTGCTGTGTTGTGATTTACAATGTAGAAAAGTATCATACGTTGATACGTTGATATCATATTTTGATTGCAATGCGAGCAATGGAAAccaaattacatttcttgtTTGTATCCACAACCCTGGCAAATAAAGTTGATTCAGATTCTTATtttcatgaacaaataaaattcacagTGGTGCATTAATTTTCGTATTTAgctctaatgtgtttttatgtattacacacttgttttttgtgtatgtttttctGACAGAGATAACCTTATTTATGAaacatactgtatttttttttcctaagctataaataaaaagtattgcTATTATCTTTCTATGACTAATAAATTACCTTTTAATGCAGAATATCAGTGTTGACTCAGTTTATCTATTTTGACATCAGCTAAGTGTTTCCCACTCAGTATTTAAGATGATTTGTGTGATTCCCAAGTCAGGTAGTCGACTATTTAAACCActgtcttttttccccaaagtaAACATAAGTTACATATCAAGTTACACAAGTCACCACAGGTCAGATCttccgttttattttattgttggttttttttttttcgtgtgTGTGAATTTCTTCATTcaatttttagttttcaaaataaaagttccaACATATTTACAATCTAATTTTCCTTCCTGTTAAATGGAGATGCAGATCCTGCACAGTAAATTGATTGATAATGCTTGTTGGGCATCCTTTCATAACTTTTTACTAATTGGCATTGTATAATCGAATTGGGATCCAATTATACTGTAtgatatgaaattaaaatctgccTAAATTTAGATAATATTTACAAACTGAACTCAGTTGCAATGAATACAATTTAATTGACGAGATGTTTGTCTGATTAAAATTACAGCACAAAATATTTTGGTGTAAAGATCGCAATAGCAATTTATGGGTTTCCTGACAAAGTAGATTATATGGGTATGGAaggcaaacaataaaaacctttgcatatatctttgcatatattttattgtcaaagtAGTTATgttgaaacataaaaagtaaaatgtttttcttgtttttaatcaattataTTAAATCTTAGtatatacatttaattttaaatgctttttaaaattgtgatttagatttacatttgtatacataaaaatcaaacaatattttttttttctacagaagcCGACATGGCCCAGTTTTAGAGCTTTATCTCAACCATAAATAAGGAGTAATTTATCTCCTTATATTGTAATATTGTTGTAATATTGCTTGCACTCAAAACATGTATGTTGTCAAGTAGACTCTatagtttgaaaaataaaaccggATTAGGTTTCTTACCCTTTGTGACTTGACAGGAGCTGATTGGGTTGGTTATGTCAAAAGAGGAAGTTGTGAGGCAGACTCCAACCTGACGCTAGCCGCCCTAAGCTTTGAAAAAGGAAATAGCAGGAACAGACGTGTGTAGAGATATTCTATTAATAATTGCACGGTTGTAAGATGAGTGTTCGATATGAATATTAATTTGAGCCGAAATAATAAACCGTAAAGAGAATTCGTCGTGAGCAACGGCCACGGAACCATGCCTGCGGTTGACATTTAAGCTAACGAAAATGATGCCTCCAGCCTTCTAGAAAAGCTAACAGCTTTAGCCGCATCCGCTGCAGCGGTAGCAACTGGGTATTTTGGCGACGAAATGGCAGACTTTGAGCGCTGATTAATGCTTTGTGACTTCAGTGGGATCGAAAGAGGCAAATCTGGCTCTTTGTTTTCGACGAATGGTCGCTCGGTTTGTAGAACTAACGGTAAATGGCGACCTACGACAATGCAGCTAACTTTTAATTTTGAGACGGACTCTTCAACGTTCAGACTGTTTTAACTTGCGAGGTTTTATTACGGAACGGTAAATATACCGGTCGCACTGCAGTCGTTATTTTAAGTAAAACGGCAACTATTTTTGGCCATCGCTGTGTGCAGAGCACCAACCCAGCAGTTGTGCACCATGATAAATGCGGTGTGCGGTTGCGTTAGCCAGAAACACCTTAGCCTGTGTTAGCATAGAATTTACTAGCAACGTACTAATGTTGGCCTATTACGGTCAACTGATCAGCGACTGAACAAACTGAAGGACGCATCTGAGTCAGGCTAACATGGTAAGTACAGAttaatttgtgttatttgtcTATTTCTGTCTTCCTGTTTGGTGTCTGTGCAAAGATCTTTTGAAGTGTGAACCGAAACGGCTCATTAGCTGAATAATTTCGGTGCAGCCTGATTGAAAATCCCACGAATGTCTGTGGTGGTTGTACCATCTAACAGTTTTAGGCCAGGCACTTCTGCGAAATCTGACAGCTCTTTGAGCCATTTCACTGTGCAAGACGCCCGTCTTGCAAAATCTTTGCTTTGCGCAGTGTTTAGCCTCGGCAAGTTGTGGCTTATTTGAGGAATTCAAACCTGCCTGCCAGGTGGACGGCTCTTTATAGACTCCTCGCCTTTGGGCCTAGCTTCTCctacaacagaaaacaagaaagcaaCATTACGTTTTTGATCAACAGGAGTGGGTAAAAAAAAGTGCTAATACTATTATATGAAAACTGACATAGTAGAAGGTAAGACAATTGGATTTGCATGCCTGGACATGCAGAGGAAGTTGCATTTCCATCTCACTAAATGACCCCTCTGAGCACTTGATTCATGTGCGTTTTGTTTGACAAATTCCCTCAAAAGAAATggacaaataaatgtttctgcttaATATTGTGCACAAAATatagtttgatcatttttactCTGAAGATTTTTGTTGTATGTGCGTGTATATATAGAAATACTTTCATGGAGAAGCTTATCTGGCATGAATGCaggtttttatcttttgtttacCCATTCCTTTCTCAGACTCTTAAGATTAATTTATTGGCTGAATTCACACTATGCTTTTACCATCTCTCAGGCTTCGGATGAATCATCGCTGCGTGCGTTGGAGAACCTGATGACAGAGTTCTTTCATAGCTGCACGACCAATGAGCGGAAACGGGAAATAGGTATGTTCAAATTTACAGAGAAATGTAACAATTCATGGTTTCGTAAAAGGTTGAGATGGGCAattatcagattaaaaatgtgctaaaaatatGTAGTTCTTTTAAGAATAAGAATAAACCAAATTATGTTTACTAACCCCTAAAACTGTTATTGTTAGGATTTTGCTGACTAAATTATTAGTCACTTTAAATGCTCAATTGGCATTTTTAAGATAGAATTGATCTTAATAGTTTATTGTTTTGCAGTGCAAGTGTACTACTAAATGTAACTTTTGTTGTTAGTCTTATCAACAATgcaataaatgcaacaaaatattgtgataaaattcaAAGTCGCTCTCTTCTATACCTAGTTTTGACTCAGTCGGAAAAACTATGGAACTTGAGTTTTagtattaagaaaaaaatacacattttgacatgaaaaataTCATACTCTGCTATTGTGGGTTCATTCTCTCTATTAAAGAAGCATGTGAAACTTTATAACAAAAAGTTGTCTGCAGGTCAA
This window encodes:
- the hirip3 gene encoding HIRA-interacting protein 3 isoform X1 — its product is MMVSEQEKIDIQRFIKGQLLDEPDLSTLTLGILKKRYLAEAGCESLSSEARQFMKQVVQEELMKMQENDESESEPETKKPQKKRKREREKEELESEDETESTAMKSRSQQSDSSSDSEDTQNLEAGSQNKEQIRSQSKNKEAAKESEHEKSKKTKRHITSDESSDEEMNESEEDGNESPSPEERVKKKVNAAESKETRRVDASGGKKTPRSDEESESDSDNKLEKSEKIKDDDSSASEKVEENVKKKNDSDSDSSSLPSLDEEKKSDPEKNKNVKTKKKTKKTDEKNRGPKDEDKAVVRLKRYITLCGVRRNYKKLLDGCRSTRSKVAVLKKELEDLGLRGNPSIEKCKKIRLKREEAQELAELDVDNIISTEGRPRRRGTSAMQVHKEPPSSYQRTLNSDSESDQENNAPKGRRKISEWANLHGIISDDADTD
- the antkmt gene encoding adenine nucleotide translocase lysine N-methyltransferase is translated as MDDDSPDEVFTDFRTRHLGGWGVVQIAAGTGLAVYVMWVGVLQPGFRRVPLKLQVPYIPASKAQVKNVMTLMRGRTGDLVDLGSGDGRIVLEAYQHGFSPAVGYELNPWLVRLARFHAWRAGCYGKVSYRQEDLWKVDLSKCKNVTVFLAPSVLSLLQKKLQVELPDDALVVAGRFPFPDWSPCRIEGQGVDRAWSYSMQAQRQHTSQKNENFRPTVSDSNKKLVQE
- the hirip3 gene encoding HIRA-interacting protein 3 isoform X2 codes for the protein MMVSEQEKIDIQRFIKGQLLDEPDLSTLTLGILKKRYLAEAGCESLSSEARQFMKQVVQEELMKMQENDESESEPETKKPQKKRKREREKEELESEDETESTAMKSRSQQSDSSSDSEDTQNLEAGSQNKEQIRSQSKNKEAAKESEHEKSKKTKRHITSDESSDEEMNESEEDGNESPSPEERVKKKVNAAESKETRRVDASGGKKTPRSDEESESDSDNKLEKSEKIKDDDSSASEKEENVKKKNDSDSDSSSLPSLDEEKKSDPEKNKNVKTKKKTKKTDEKNRGPKDEDKAVVRLKRYITLCGVRRNYKKLLDGCRSTRSKVAVLKKELEDLGLRGNPSIEKCKKIRLKREEAQELAELDVDNIISTEGRPRRRGTSAMQVHKEPPSSYQRTLNSDSESDQENNAPKGRRKISEWANLHGIISDDADTD